agttgacgcctttgaattgtggtgttggcgaagaatattgaatataccatggactcccaaaagaacaaacaaatctgtcttggaagaagtgtggccagaatgctccttagaggcaaagatggcaagactgtgtcttacatactttggacatgtcgtcaggagggatcggtctgtggagaagggcatcatgcttggcagagtacagggtcagcagaaaagaggaagaccctcaacaaggtggactgacacagtggctgcaacaatgagctcaagcataacaacgattgtaaggatggcgcaggaccgggcagtgtttcgttctgttgtgcatagggtcgctatgagtcagaaccgattcgagggcacctaacaacaacaacaacaacaacaaccatcagcctgagaccagaaggactagatggtgcccggctaccaccaacgactgccctgacaggcaacacaacagagagtccctgacggagaaaagcggggtgcagaactcaaattctagttagtagaccagacttaatgatctgactgagtgAAAGAGCCCTGGAAGTCATGGCCCTGgactctctgctaacccagaactaaaaccattcctgacaccaactcttcagacaaagattagactggactgtaagatatatacaatgatactcatgaagagcatgcttcttagttcaagtagatatacgagactaaacaggcaactcctgtccagatgagaaggcagaaagggactggAGCTGGTtgcatggacacaggaaatctggggtggaaatgaggagtgtactgtcatattatagagagagcaaccagggtcacataacaatgtgtatataaatttttgtatgagaaactaacttgtgttgtaaactttcacttaaagcacagtgaaAAAAACagtttggtaaaacatttgtattAAAAGTTAGTTAGAAAAAATGTCAGTAATTTTGTCTACTAAAATTATTGTAAGCCTGAGGCACAAAATAAAAACCATCTTTGAtataaagaccaaagaaaagaaaagaaatcagataaaagaggaagacaattTGATCTAAAAATGTTGacagagaaatttggaagaagtcATCTCTCCCCACAGTTGATTAGCACTTACCCTTCTCCTGTTAAAGCACAGCAGGACTGAATGTGCCATGGATGATCCTTAATAGAACTAAGGGTGAGGTATTTAGAGATTTCAGCTGCCGTCATGCACCCTTTCATATCCTGTTTATTTGCAAAGATAAGGACTGCAGCCTTCCGTAAATCCTGCAATCAATATGAACGTCACAACTCATATAAAACCACTGGAGCAGGGTAAAATATACACTCCTGGACAGTTCTAATAAAACCCTTCTGGTTTGAAATGATTAGGTACTACCAATTATTTCAAAcgcttattgaaaaaaaattctaataaccATGACTTAATGATTCAGTCTAATAAAGACAGATAAGTCAGATAATTAGGATTAATTTTTCTATTGTTGGGTCAAAGGaatcaactaaaaaaaataaacttgaatCTTAAAtactgactttaaactatgtgaGCAATATTCTAATTGTAAATTTCTCCAAAATTTAAAGTATAGTAAGGGAGTGTAGGGGGGCTGGGCAATACTTAGTACTTATTCCCCTTTATATAACCTAAACTCATTgatcaatgttcactgcagtattgtttatattataaaaatactAGCAGTAACCTAAATGTTCATTAACAGAAGAACAGATCAATTGTAGTATatttacacagtggaatactatataATTCTTAAAAGGAATGAACCAAAGGTGTATGTACTAACAAGGATAAATCTCAAtgttgtgccaaaaaaaaaaggtgagttaCAGAAAGGTATGTATATAATAATACCGTTACATAAAGTTTCAAGAGCATGGAACACAATATTCTCTACAATTTAGGGATAATTAAAAATGtggtaaaagtataaaaatgcaCATATATGACAAAGACTACTTTTAGCATAGTGAATACCTCAGAGAACGAAGGGAAAGAAATCAGACTGCAAAGGTCTCATGTCTGATAGAGTGAATGACAAGTTCATAAGTATTTTTTATTCCCTAAGTTTTTTATATACCTAAAATATTTCAGAATTAAGAGATCTTAAACTATTCattaaagaattttcagttatacAACTCTTGAGGGGAAAACATTTAAGGTTTCCCCTTTCTTGACTCAATTTAATCTATCAGACTTCCTTAAAAAAGGCATTTATAAGTAGTTTtaacttttaaacattttttccaTAACAGTAGTCTATAAATTAACTTGTTAGTTTCTTTAAGTTTGAAAAAGTAGTGAAAATTCTGACTTCAAGACTCTAATCAATTCAACATATAAAATTTTGTTAATGATGAAAAAACATCCTACCACATTAATCTCTGTAAAAGAACAAAATCAGTGCACACTTtactccattttttaaaagattgctTTCAGAATTTACCTCATGAGCCAACATTCTGTATAATTCTTCTTTCGTAATAGCTAGTCGTTCCCTGTCAATGCTATCAACAACGAGAATGATGAACTAGAagacaagtaaaaagaaaaaaaaaattgaacggAACGTTGACAAAGTCTCAGCGAAACTATGCTCAAATAATACGACACTTTTTAAACGTGGCATAATCATTATAGGAGACATCTGTCGTCCCTTCACCGTCACCAGACACCCAACCAGCTGTCTCGGCGCTGATCCTGACtccaggcaaccccatgtgcgagCAGAACTGGGGTCtacagggttgtcagtggctgtgatccttcagaagcagatcagcagagCTTTCTCTGAGGCACCTGAGTGGGTTTAACctgacaaccttttgattagcagcctagtgcttaactgtctACACTACCCAACGACCCctctcgactcgacggcaactggttctCTAATCGTTAGGCATTTATATAATACTGAAACACAACTTGCAAGCAAAATCCAAATGTTAATAATAAGAAAACGACAACTCATAAtgtcaacaaataaaaacaatgccCAAGTTTAtttaagacaaaaacaaatgTCTGAATAAATAATGCTAAGATTTGTTTGCAAATATAGGCAATAAAAAGTGATTTCAAATAACACTCTTTTACTTAAGACTTAAAAGTACTCTATAACATTCATTTAAATCAGTAATTGTCTACTTGTCTATGTATAAAACAGTCTCCTGCCTATCAGAGGCACATAAACTAGTTtgagaaaaaagataaatatatttaaaaaaccccaaaagctaaaagaaaattttatgtaTCAATATAAACAATAAAGCTGAAGCAGAaacgtgctgttgttgttaggtgctatcgaggtggttctgactcacaaccCTAcgttcaacagaacgaaacactgcccagtcctgcgccatcctcacaacactgttatgcttgagcccatttctgcagtcactgtgtcagtccatctcattgaggatcttcctcttcttctctgaccctctattttaccaaccatgatgtccttctccagggactgaccttcctgataacatgtccaaagaatgtgagacatagttacgccatctttgcttctaaggagcattctggctatacttctgccgagacagatttgtttgttctttgccagtccatcgtatattcaatattcttcgccaacacaattcaaaggcatcaattcttcttcgctcttccttattcatcgtctagctttcgcatgcacatgaggcgactgaaaacaccatggcttgggtcacatgtTAAACTGTGTTAAACAGAATCGTGTATACTTGAATTGTGCTAAACAGAATCATATAAGGTGTTAAAAAATATGCTAAAGAAGCAGTAGGTGACATTAAAGAAAGGCGAGCACAATGAGGAATGGAGCAATCTGTTGGTGAAGGTATAtatgaaaaagtaaaataaaaatattttattaaaaataaaaacttatgtaagtaaaaagaagaaaatatagttAGAAACTGTCTCCAAATTGAACAGCTTATGCAGAagaaacagtcaagaaatgaGATTAAGTATTAATGcaaaaggaaactgagacaggCAGGGTGGAATCAGAGTATATAGATGACCTCAAAATTAAGGAGAGTAATCAGACTATAAACTGAGAAAGGGGATAAAGGGAAAGTGAAAGGAAAGGATGAATATAAGacacatggcaaaggaagcatgGACAGAATATGGGGAAGTGACTACGAGCTAATGAGAGGAAGGTGTCAGGAATTAGTCACCAGTGGTCACTACTAGTACCCTAGCAGAGGCATGTTGCTTTTGGATGACTCCTCGATGTAAAGTATTTCCGAAAAGCAAGATGACAAAAGTGAGCACAGTGATTAGTGAAGCACAACATGGATAAAATCCCTACTTGGATTCAAAAAGCGCAGTGCTATGCGCTATGCTGGTGTGCTGCAATGAAGGCCAAATGTTCTTTGTAATAATCTTGGTACTCTTATAGAAATCATTTATTAAAAGAATTGTTTCATGCAAATGGCATCAGTAATAAAGTATCTCTCTCTGGACTCATGCTAATAAGTTTTCCAGAGTTTCAGTAATTTTATAAACTGTCCTTTTGTAATGCTTTAAGTATACATGAACCAGCTAGAATCAACTCTGAACTATTCAAAGATAATGACAAATAGTTCTTTTTATAGCTGGAATTACTtctgaaatttttcaaaaaaacgGCCGCCAACAGCTATGCTATTTAAATAGCCATATGTCTAAATGTACTCTTCCCTTACTATCTAACATAATCTtgttttgaaatgttattttactGTAGAAATACATATTGTTAGCCTATAACCATAACCATGCCGGTGATAATGAGGATGATGCACAgccaggtagcatttcattctgttgttatgtggggttgccatgagtcgcagCCAActcgacagtagctaacaacataACCCTAACATTTGCCTGTCCCTCATTTTCCCCTTCAAATAACAGTGCTATCACAACTGCTTAACATCTACGACGTGACATTCTAGTTTGACTACTCACATATTGCATCAGAGTATACAGACACATATGCATAAACTATCACAAAACATCTTAAAAGGCacatggtttttattttaaagaggactttAGCCACCAAAAATTCCTTCCATCACACCCCTTCTATTCCCCTTGGCCAAAAAACAAACCGTCAAGTTTCAACAGGCTTTGTTTTAGGAAAAATAATtggttttataaataataatacccCTTTGCAAAGAAAAATTACTTGTATGCAATTGTGCATTAGCATTCTCAAAGATAAATCCCTCTCAAGAGCAATGCGTggtcttaaaaataaattttgcttctaagaaattaaaaacagaaataggAGAGTCCAGATTTGTTCCCCAACTCTGCCCCGACTACTAAAATAATGAAATGTGACAGAGAATTCTAGGAGGTGGCCTGCAAACTCaattatttttcaattaaaatacAACCTCACCAAAGTTCTGAACGTTCAATTCATGTTAGTTTTGcatcttttattaaaattatacttaaaatattttgtcttcCCGTAACCGTAAGCTCTAAGATCTAGGTTACGGTTATAGTTTCTGTTACTGTCAGGGTTCTCATACAGCACAGATACTTTCGTATTAATATGAGGATGAACTTGAGAAAGCCTATCCAacagtaagcactcaacaaatattagtaTCCGTTACTCTTTCTACTcaccttttctcttttatttgaaaacctcaaattccttaaCAAGCATCTTATTAAAAGGCAGCTGTC
The DNA window shown above is from Elephas maximus indicus isolate mEleMax1 chromosome 4, mEleMax1 primary haplotype, whole genome shotgun sequence and carries:
- the ARL5B gene encoding ADP-ribosylation factor-like protein 5B isoform X2 gives rise to the protein MNEVVHTSPTIGSNVEEIVVKNTHFLMWDIGGQESLRSSWNTYYSNTEFIILVVDSIDRERLAITKEELYRMLAHEDLRKAAVLIFANKQDMKGCMTAAEISKYLTLSSIKDHPWHIQSCCALTGEGLCQGLEWMTSRIGVR